The following proteins come from a genomic window of Miscanthus floridulus cultivar M001 chromosome 2, ASM1932011v1, whole genome shotgun sequence:
- the LOC136539860 gene encoding nuclear/nucleolar GTPase 2 has translation MAKKKEKAVSVSGKPRHSNDVNRPNDKKGAGGGAGGGSRSAATVRRLKMYKTRPKRDRSGKVLRNDFQSKELPNTRIEPDRRWFGNTRVVGQPQLEMFREELQSRLSDNFSVILKERKLPLSLLQDHQKQARAHLLDVEPFEHAFGSKGKRKRPKLTALDYESLLKRADDSQDAFEQKYASSKLPREEEEDGLRDLVRHTMFEKGQSKRIWGELYKVIDSSDVVVQVLDARDPMGTRCYHLEKHLKENCKHKHLVFLLNKCDLIPAWATKGWLRTLSKDYPTLAFHASINKSFGKGSLLSVLRQFARLKNDKQAISVGFVGYPNVGKSSVINTLRSKSVCKVAPIPGETKVWQYITLTKKIFLIDCPGVVYQNNDSETDIVLKGVVRVTNLEDAAEHIGEVLRRVKKEHLQRAYKIQEWSDDNDFLVQLCRTTGKLLKGGEPDLTTAAKMVLHDWQRGKIPFFVLPPQQSEDGASESAEPVGKTEEDGVSSDRTAAATKAIAGIISSQQNMNVPCHKEHDADNEDTESADNEDIECRQRRACVAT, from the exons ATggcgaagaagaaggagaaggcggTGAGCGTGTCGGGCAAGCCGCGGCACTCGAACGACGTCAACCGCCCCAATGACAAgaagggcgcgggcggcggcgccggcggcgggagCCGGTCCGCGGCCACCGTGCGGCGGCTCAAGATGTACAAGACGCGGCCCAAGAGGGACCGCTCCGGGAAGGTGCTCAGGAACGACTTCCAGTCTAAAGAGCTCCCCAACACCCGCATCGAGCCCGACCGCCGGTGGTTCG GCAATACTCGCGTTGTGGGCCAGCCACAGCttgaaatgtttcgggaggaacTCCAGAGTCGGCTTTCCGACAACTTCAGTGTCATCCTGAAAGAACGGAAGCTGCCACTATCGCTCTTGCAAGATCATCAAAAG CAAGCGAGGGCACATCttcttgatgttgaaccttttgAGCATGCTTTTGGGTCAAAGGGCAAGAGGAAACGCCCGAAACTAACTGCTCTTGACTATGAATCTTTGCTGAAGAGAGCTGATGATTCCCAAG ATGCATTTGAGCAAAAGTATGCTTCATCAAAGTTGCcaagggaggaagaggaagacggCTTACGGGATCTAGTGAGGCATACAATGTTTGAGAAGGGACAGAGCAAAAGAATCTGGGGTGAACTATACAAAGTTATTGACTCTTCGGACGTTGTTGTGCAG GTGTTGGATGCTAGGGATCCAATGGGCACTAGATGCTACCATCTAGAGAAACATCTAAAAGAGAATTGCAAACACAAACACTTGGTTTTCTTACTAAATAAG TGTGATCTAATCCCTGCTTGGGCTACAAAAGGATGGTTAAGGACCCTTTCAAAGGACTATCCCACCCTAGCATTCCAtgcaagcatcaacaagtcatTTGGCAAA GGATCTCTTCTGTCAGTATTGAGGCAGTTTGCTCGTTTGAAGAATGACAAACAAGCTATTTCTGTCGGGTTTGTTGGGTACCCCAATGTTGGGAAGTCATCAGTTATTAACACACTACGGTCGAAGAGT GTCTGCAAGGTTGCTCCAATTCCTGGAGAGACAAAAGTGTGGCAGTACATCACTCTCACTAAAAAGATCTTTTTGATTGATTGTCCTGGTGTTGTATATCAGAATAATGATTCAGAAACTGATATAGTTCTGAAGGGTGTG GTGCGAGTGACAAATTTGGAGGATGCTGCTGAGCACATTGGTGAAGTTCTTAGGCGTGTTAAAAAGGAGCATCTTCAAAGAGCGTACAAAATTCAAGAATG GTCTGATGATAACGATTTTCTTGTCCAGCTGTGCAGGACTACTGGAAAACTTCTCAAG GGTGGGGAGCCTGATCTGACAACAGCAGCCAAGATGGTACTTCATGACTGGCAGAGGGGTAAAATTCCTTTTTTTGTACTCCCTCCGCAGCAAAGTGAGGATGGTGCATCTGAAAGTGCTGAACCTGTTGGGAAAACCGAAGAGGACGGAGTAAGCAGCGACAGGACTGCTGCTGCCACGAAAGCCATTGCAGGAATAATTTCGTCACAGCAGAACATGAATGTACCCTGCCACAAGGAACACGATGCAGACAACGAAGACACTGAGAGTGCAGATAATGAAGACATTGAGTGCAGACAACGACGAGCTTGTGTAGCTACTTAA